Proteins from a genomic interval of Paenibacillus sp. RC334:
- a CDS encoding S26 family signal peptidase yields the protein MLNFPLRGESNVVPEGMIFVLGDNRMNGTDSRLLGYISTNKVIGKVIALNGIPLDEIK from the coding sequence ATGCTTAATTTCCCGTTAAGAGGTGAGTCGAATGTTGTACCGGAAGGTATGATTTTTGTGTTGGGAGACAATCGGATGAACGGCACAGACAGTCGTCTTCTTGGATATATTTCAACGAATAAGGTGATAGGCAAGGTTATTGCACTGAACGGGATTCCGTTAGACGAAATAAAATAA
- a CDS encoding XRE family transcriptional regulator — MNNNKHTVTDFGWAIKQKLVERHMDQQTFCETYQIPTSRLSNLIHGTRKAKRYRRLVYELLGIDDTFTK, encoded by the coding sequence TTGAATAACAATAAACATACTGTAACTGATTTTGGATGGGCGATTAAGCAGAAGTTGGTTGAAAGGCATATGGATCAACAAACCTTTTGCGAGACTTACCAAATTCCCACGTCCCGCCTATCGAATCTAATCCATGGAACCCGCAAAGCTAAACGATATAGGCGATTAGTTTATGAATTGCTCGGTATTGATGATACATTTACGAAATAG
- a CDS encoding DNA-binding protein: protein MVSLAKGLLIHMPFNQLLLNRPSKISYSMFIVIQKTPYDCIAVVLSRMLEDLNQLELVFEIAEELHHSDKPKEAVPFYEYIVENEKYQHSERLAISHYRLFRAALGQNLEKNREAAIRFAPFRNLLPVNYQLDGYYKLTGTSFNQHKWDEVEVYADEFQIVVKAAYNDKIRRLESKKKAEPLVTDHPFVFYYGYSYLSKSTALQKKGEYEEAKKYISAYADLSWMQGLHADDRKQIEQFKLWAVGNRYTLDLLSGNMAVIPGYIQYLKEHPDEILAGLLTILESANKYGFLVDETLEEFREHTLGFDQRNDMTHSTYYSSFLQELAIYNFKIQRMHEGLNCALHYLILSIIMNNDSDFKQSATMFEFYKKSASPEQKKEYEKIIKEEWNREKVSNYSSHSDFWTT from the coding sequence TTGGTAAGTCTCGCAAAAGGTTTGTTGATCCATATGCCTTTCAACCAACTTCTGCTTAATCGCCCATCCAAAATCAGTTACAGTATGTTTATTGTTATTCAAAAGACTCCTTACGACTGCATAGCCGTCGTTCTATCCCGTATGCTGGAAGATTTAAACCAGCTTGAGTTGGTATTTGAAATCGCGGAGGAATTACATCATTCAGATAAACCGAAGGAAGCTGTTCCTTTCTATGAATACATAGTGGAAAATGAGAAATATCAGCATTCGGAGCGTTTAGCCATAAGCCACTATAGGCTTTTTCGTGCTGCACTTGGTCAGAATTTGGAAAAGAACCGTGAAGCAGCGATACGTTTTGCGCCTTTTCGTAACCTTTTACCTGTAAACTATCAATTAGATGGTTATTATAAACTGACAGGTACATCGTTTAATCAGCATAAATGGGATGAAGTCGAGGTATACGCTGATGAATTCCAAATCGTTGTAAAAGCTGCATACAATGATAAAATACGTAGACTAGAAAGCAAGAAGAAGGCTGAACCACTTGTAACAGATCATCCTTTTGTTTTTTATTACGGATATAGTTATCTCTCGAAGTCTACAGCCCTTCAAAAGAAGGGAGAATATGAGGAAGCAAAAAAATACATTTCAGCCTACGCTGATCTGAGTTGGATGCAAGGTTTACATGCAGATGATCGAAAACAAATAGAACAATTTAAATTATGGGCGGTAGGTAATAGATACACACTCGACTTACTTTCAGGCAACATGGCGGTAATCCCCGGTTACATACAATATTTAAAAGAGCATCCTGATGAAATACTAGCGGGGCTACTTACTATTTTAGAATCAGCGAATAAATATGGATTTCTTGTGGACGAAACATTAGAAGAATTCCGAGAACACACTTTAGGATTTGACCAGCGTAACGATATGACACACAGTACTTATTATTCCTCTTTTCTCCAAGAGCTTGCGATCTATAATTTCAAAATTCAGAGGATGCATGAGGGCCTCAATTGCGCCTTGCATTACCTAATATTATCCATTATTATGAATAACGACAGTGATTTCAAGCAAAGTGCTACAATGTTTGAATTTTACAAAAAGTCTGCTTCCCCTGAGCAAAAAAAAGAGTACGAAAAAATTATTAAGGAGGAATGGAACCGTGAAAAAGTCTCTAATTATTCATCTCATTCTGACTTTTGGACTACTTAG